Part of the Quercus lobata isolate SW786 chromosome 6, ValleyOak3.0 Primary Assembly, whole genome shotgun sequence genome, GCAACATAGataaacacacacaaagagAGTTGAACAAGTCTTTTGTTGTGAATTTGTGAGATATCTTCAGCATTTGGCAATGGCTGAATTTTTATCTACTACAAGTAAAACCAATCCCCAGAAGGGTCTAACTGAGTTAGACATGGCTGCGGCCCAGCAACTCATGCAACTTAGCGACGAAGATAGCAACAACGATGAAAAAAGATGCAGCAAGAGGGACTCAGATGATGATCAGAGTCAGAGTGAAATAACCTCGGCTTTGATTGAAGAGATTTTCGGGAAAGAAGACAAAGAGGTGTATCGTCCGAAGAAGAGAAGGTATCGGTCTCTTGTTAGTATTTATACCACAACGAAACCAGTGAATGCTAGATTTCAGAAGAAGGTGAGGTCTTACAACAATGGGGTTTTAGCTTAGGAGAGAGTGTGATGAAATCTAGTAATATTAACGACTTGTAGTAGAGagggtttttactaattttccATTTTATAGGAATAATTGAAGACTGTGTTTCATTGTTTGCATATTAATAAAGTTGAggctttttaaatttaatttatagtaGAAATTTTTGGGATTGGTTTGGAGATTGATCTAAATTCCAATACCATCATGGGTGGATCgaaatatgagttttttttttttgatcggGATCGAAATATGAGGTTTATAGACTAAGAATATGAGGGTGTCAATACTTAATAGTACTCTATTCCAAGTTTAATGTACTAGAAAATggtttatttctctcttttaggAATCTAAGATATTTTGTTCAAGTTTATTACTTGCAAGCAACAACAAAGCATCGAAGAGTATTCATGAATATTGTATATATCTATAATTGTAGGCACAAGATAAGATAAATCTCAGCAAATCAACAATTCCAAATacgttcctaaaaaaaaaaaaaaaaaaaaaacaattccaAATACAAGCCAAGAACAGTGTATCTCACTCATATCATATTTCCTGGTTCTCTCATAAAGAAGAACAATCCTTATACTCCCACTTGTTGTAagcattaataaaaaataaaaatacaaacttaaTACAAACTTTTAATCACAACATTATCTTATGCGTCCCTCAAGTTAAAGGTTCACAGGAGAGAGTTCAAGTTGAAGGTTCATAGGAGAAGAGTTTCAACTTGGAgaaatacattaaaattatgGTTTAAGCAAATATTTAGATTAGAGAAAGACATTAAAATCATCATATTTTTAAGACAGAGGATAATAccaaagaaattttgaataaataacCCAAAAAGATTCCATGAAATAACAATGGCCATCAGTTGAggatatatataagaaaaggtTCCCATAAGACCAAACTTTAATGTGAAGagcatgatgatgatgatagccAAGTCTGTGATCTCAGGATGTAGAGTTCTCTAGTTCAGTGAGATGatattcaaagtttcaaactaaACGAGGTGGTTGAGGAAGAAGGAAGCTTGTAGAGAACAGAGTCATTTTCCCTTTAATTTGAAGCAACACCCTCTTGGTGACCTAATACTTGCTAGGAAAACGTGAGGGATAAATTGAAAGAAGATACCATTATATTTGTTAAAGCCATAAACAAAATGTAAAGATTTAGCGATGGAGAGTGCATGTAGAACATTAAATAACTGAAATGACGAAGAAGGGTTAAGGAAAGAGGTCAAGCAAATGTGAGAAATATGATATAGACAGAACCGCCATGGCCTTCCTAGACTCTCACGTGCACCTGAAATTATCACGTAAGGCAAAAAGACACTAGTAGAAATCATGAGTCTCGAAGTCGAAATCGCATGTAATTTGGCAGGCTGAAACGAAATGGCCTTCTAAGCAATAGTCATAACTTTGCCATGAGGTACCTCCTGAAAATGATGGATTCCTTCATTTAGGCCTCAAAAACTGCAATTTTGCcgtttaaaataatttttgttaccttaataactttttgcttaaaagtcaaaataaggTCCTACTTGTTTTGAGATGACCCTCAAGGTTAGTAGTTTATGATTCtacatttaactcaattttgccatttttggtaaatttcggTATTTTGTCACCTAACCATGCAATTAGTGTGAATTAGGgtttcagacttttttttttcttcagtatttatatgttttgtagctGTTAGAGGCAAATCAAATTTATATCAATAAACATAGACTTTTGTTAAATTCATTCTCTGGTGGAttgataacgccttaaaatgtatacttgttatatatttatatgggcattatctccttattattatgcttaatttgtataattaagtcatgatttgcattagtccctattatttatctttacataatttcttgaataaaatgctattcattgtgtgtaattttctacttttaggAAATTAtatgagaaagatgagtttacaggaatttgtgagaaaatggaggccaaactagaattaaagtggagctaaagaaccatgcttaaatgtctaaggaggtgcaactggagtgcttggatcatctaccatgattggaagtttcaaataaggaaataaatcaaagaagtagaatgtgaaaaggaaaaatctaattTGAGCATTGATTAGTATTTTGggcgtatctctctcctcaaaaatccaattgacacaaggctagatgggttggaaccgtgacttaaatatctacaacttttcatttttgagtttttcgaaattctcaatttttgaaggccgaaattaactcacaaatTACCACTGTAAACTtggacggaaattaaaatagtaaatgttttattttctttggacacttagacattagggttttgGAGGAAGGCTGTGTAGAGCAAATTTTGGAGAGcaaaccttgtatttttctttctctaatggcagcctaaactctttgctagggctaggggttatgttttttctatacggtatgaatatttAATGTGATTCTTACTAGGATTTTATctacaacatatttgattgttcaattagatttcttttgatgtattagttcttccatactttcaataagttcaatcatgtttttcttattgtttagatgaatttctaatagtttcaaatagaaatcaggatTTAAAGTGAATaggtttttctgaaaacttttctaacctCATTATCAATCGAGGTTATCATGCATTCTTaaattgtctcagttcaaccgaatcataagtttttaattgtataagaacaatcaattatgaaatagatattttcctagaacacaaaaaatctcatatcgatatagggaaacaccctgatgccctagtatttacattattgatttaaatcagttattattattattcttgttaacaatcaccaagcaaaactATTTTTCTTATTCACCCAAATTgctatttaattatattgtctctgaatttaccctgctccttgtggttcgacctcggtactcTGAGAATTATATCGCtacgatctcctgcacttgggagtgaaCAAGCATGGATTCTAGTttatctccttgtggattcagAGAAAACCTCTCGTGGATTCACAAGTTAatagtttagtttttgttctaTCAAGAGAGCATTGTGTATGTTTTCTTCAGACTTCCGCGACATCAAAATAGGTAAACCTTTACCATTACTAACATGTGGTTGATCAAGATTGTGAACAGTTTTATTGTGTTTGGTTCAGTGCAGGTTGTAAAGATTTAGCGAGGGAGTGGGATGCGAcaaaaagagagtgagagagacagAAAAATCCAATCGGCTGGTTTTGTCAACTCCCACCAGCAAATGAAAAAACCTATCttcatcaattaaaatttatctatactactatttaattAAGGGGCTTTCCCTGTTTGGGATCCTTAATTTAGATTcccaaaatactttcaaatttatCTGTTTCTAAGGATTAAATCATAGGGTTCGACatgtaaaattagtaattttaaaactcataatttttagctaaattaaaaaaaaaaaaaaaaaaaaaacagtttttttttcccacctCCATATTTCTCTCTAACGTTAGTTGTCATGTACTAAtacaacttcttttaaaaaataaaaaataaaataaaactttttcccCCATAAacgtaccattttttttatcactaaattgttttttttccacCTCCACATTTCTCTTACATTTGTAGTCAAGTACTTATACAATTTCtacttaaaataaaactacCATGAGTACAACATggtaaacccaaataaaaaGCTTCATCTCATGCCTGAAGTGCttgtgatgaggctagttatTATTTATGGACCATATGCTAAAAACTTCAATTTACGTTGGCTCTACAAAAAGTTCCCTTACATTAGAACACTAATAACACTAATCCAATAGGATTTCAACATTTTTAGGGTCGGGCCTAAGAACCAAGGGTGgagcgggggggggggggaatgggGGTAAATTGCCCCCCTACtcctaaaatatttcatatgTACTACTATTATGAATCTCTTAGATGCTTTACCCTCCTTGATGcaggaaaataaacaaaagaggaaaaaaaggcTTCTTGACCTtgctaaaataaagaaaaaatggcAAGTTTACCTAATGCACAATAACTCAATGCagaaaaggaaaacacaaaataggaaaaaaactTCTTCATACAAGcgaaaataaagggaaaattttccCATAGGCTCAACAACACACACCAATAGCTTTGACTTGTCTTGGCTGTTAGCTTTTAATTATTCAGGCACTTAAACTTAacataatagtaataataataattgtagggtCAAAATTCGGAACCCAAGCCCAAGAGGTATGGGGTCTTGGTCCAAGAAGCCcataaacaatgaatttgtagagaatgggccGTAGAACTAGGTCTTAGCGAGTCGGATAACGGTTAGTATTGGGCTATACAAtgattaaacacaaataaaacatGTTAATGTCCATAGATTTTCAATCCGAGGAGGgtaaatgaatatatattgaTCTTTGTTTGAATATTATGGCCGTTTATACTGCTACagtattctctttcttttttcttcgtCCCCTTCCTCATGGCGACTCCTTATTTTATATAGTCTTCTTGAAGCCATCGTggtcctacacttgttgatcatctggatccttacttgagtgcttgtcccatcagacaccccctTTCAGCCTTCTGTGAGTTATGGTGGgtaaggcagcactgttcacaggtccTTTTTacattaatgcgaccagaaaagtagctgcaatgcatttaatgcggtaaCAACAACCTCTCCTTGGAAATTTTGCGTTTCCTTCTTCCCTGCGGGTTTGTGGGGCGCGTCCCTATTGCTAATGCCTATTGGGGGGGTCCTTCTAATTGTCAGAGTGCCTATTGGGGGCGCGTCCCTattacttgagtgcttgtcccatcggacaccccctttcagccttctgtgagttgtggtgggTAAGGCAGCACTATTCACAGGTCATTTCCATATTAATGCgaccagaaaagtagctgcaatgcatttaatgcggtaaCAACAACCTCTCTTGGAAATTTTGCGTTTCCTTCTTCCTTGCGGGTTTGTGGGGCGCGTCCCTATTGCTAATGCCTATTGGGGGGGTCCTTCTATTTGTCAAAGTGCATGTTTGAACTATATTCATCACGTTCAAGGAGGCATTCTTCCTCAGACCGTCCTCCAAATGCCCCTTGTCTACGAGAGCTAAGTTGGAAATCCCTTTAGcaatcatttcctctcctcgAACATTGCTAATCGTCCTGggtggggcccaaggcccattacATGATTTGGAGTCTTTGcccctacaataataataataataataataataataataataataataataatgcattttagtgttttttataatatttcaattgataatcctatattttacaattttttttttccttttcctcaaTTTCTTGTCATTTCAGTTTCAAACTGTGGGTTTTTGTTAtgaatccaaattttaaatactttgaaaaatagatagaaagttgaattttgcctatatttttaaaaacaatcaaGATAGTGAGACATGTATACAACTTTGCAAGTAAATTGCTATaatcttaatattttcaaattgatttgcAACTTATTAACTTAGATGTCTAACTCTAGTTTAcatttatattagtttttgtATGACAACACTTATAGTTGtttataattgtttatttattttgttgttaatatagattagtatttttattttggttaattttttttaaaaatgttttcttcTAATCATACCCCTGAACCAAAATCCTGACTCGGCCAttgatattaataatttttcatcttatTAGTTATAGAGAGTAGAATGTTGCCAATCCTTTCAGAGTGGCAATCTTTCACAATCACCTACCTGCAAAAGAGCACTCCTTTCAGAATATATAACCAACCATGCAATTTTGCCGAATGTTGCATACACGTCTAAACATAGTTTAGAGTCGgatatgaaaatatttatatgCAAGAATGGAGCCAGGACTTGGAGTTAGGGGGGGcagaagtattaaaaaaaaaaaatttgaaactccaaataaacattcatttaataaaccatcaacaaagaaaaatacacaaattaTTTGTCTACGCAATCCAAGATCAAGTTCTAATTGCAACGAACTCATATCaatcttttgaaattttgtttgagaaTTTTGCTCAATAGGGACATCAAGATTTTCCTCAACAGGGTCATCAGGATTTTCCTCAATTTGGATGTTGAGATTTTCCTCAATTGGGACATCAGGATTTTCCTCAACATTAATGGTTGGCAATGTTGCACCACTAATATTAGCTTCtaaatcttttgaaaaaatcaaatatggtaGTTGACTTTTTCataatctacaaataaaatataatttgaaattattatgttattatatGGTCAATAATCTACAATCATTACACACAATAGACAAATACTATGCACACAAACATTCAACAATTaaccaataaattttaaagttacaaataatctctttaattatttatccaACTTTAATGTTTTAAAAGACACTAACTAAAAGacaaaaacactaaaaacaaaactaccaaaaaaaaaaaaaaaatcacaaaacacAAGTTATTCACTCTTGCTAAAAGACAAAactacaaccaaaaaaaattacaaaatatcaatGGCTTGTTGACTGTTGCGTGTTTAGTTGTGTTTGTCTGATCAGAtgtaactttttaaattataaaagaaggCTAAAGACAAAGATGAAAGATGGGTCTTGGTTCAGTTTTTATTTACCTCTCTTTTAACTCTTTCTATAATAtgtcttttgagttttgagtctCAGGTCTCTCCGTCCTGGCACCCAGGCCCCAGCTGCTCTGTGTCCCTATCGCTGACTGGTTGACTACCTTTGCTTCTGCCGCTGCCGATTTCCTCTCCTCTATGTGCCGtaagttaggttttttttttttggaatggtTTAGAAatccccttctttttttcccttttatcatTCGTGTGAGGTAAGTTAGGTGTTTCCTACTTCTAGGCTAGGTAGATATCTAATTAGAACCGGCtctgatttattttttcttttttggtgttgtttgggcttaatttttattggtgggctaatatatttttttatagcatttaaaaatatcaataatattattaagggggcaaagtgtaattttattgaaacaaattgctaaaaataatatattatatatatatatatatatatactaatttttttttttgaaaatctggGGGGGGCCACTGCCCCCCAGATCCAAGAATAGCTTCGTCCCTGTTTATATGAAGCATGGGCAATAAGAAAGAAGGCACAACAAAACTTATCTTGAGAGTGTTTTCAACCAGGATGGTATGAAAATTcgattgatatatatatatatatatatatatataaaccttaaaataaaaggaaatataattatatgaaaatCTAGGACCACAAACTAATATTATCCATACATGGATGATATGAATAAAGGCAAGTGACCTAGAAAAATTCactaatatttttcataatcatTCAAGTATGCATGTTGTGAATAATgcataaacaaaaatcatatgATGTGCCATTGTGGTAAGATTATGTTAAAGTGATGTGAAGAAAATCGTGTCCCTAACAAGATTAATGTTCATTTAACTTAActttttttgcaaataaatcttgcaagttgcaacatcTTCTCCACTATCTCTTTTATTTCatgtaaataacatttgattctCTTTCTCATCTTCTCAACTCAAATCCCCAAAACTTAAAAGAGGGAGAGATGGAGATAGAACTTCACTAATTGCGTAGGGTAGTCACATTACTCTTCACCTAAACCATTCAATCGGCCTCCCCCTCCCCGCAATAACTATGCACCTTCAT contains:
- the LOC115950205 gene encoding uncharacterized protein LOC115950205, with product MAEFLSTTSKTNPQKGLTELDMAAAQQLMQLSDEDSNNDEKRCSKRDSDDDQSQSEITSALIEEIFGKEDKEVYRPKKRRYRSLVSIYTTTKPVNARFQKKVRSYNNGVLA